One window from the genome of Bradyrhizobium xenonodulans encodes:
- a CDS encoding FABP family protein, which yields MLPLPADIFTEPEDVSPDGLANLGPLRRLAGSWQADKGIDVNPKAEGPERRTFIEHIRMDPIDPQANGPQLLYGLRYHIHINTPEEDITFHDQVGYWLWEPATGLIMQTLAIPRGQVLLAKGKAGSDDRKISVTAKRGDTAYGICSTDFLEQAFRTDSYRCDITFNDDGSWSYLIQTELFVRGAPFNHHDSNTLKLVAPPKLNPLAVIVNDRAKGGGGMA from the coding sequence ATGCTGCCCCTTCCCGCCGACATCTTCACCGAGCCCGAGGACGTCTCGCCCGACGGCCTTGCCAATCTCGGCCCGCTCCGCCGCCTCGCCGGCAGTTGGCAGGCGGACAAGGGCATCGACGTCAATCCGAAGGCGGAGGGGCCGGAGCGGCGGACCTTCATCGAGCACATCCGCATGGACCCGATCGATCCGCAGGCCAATGGGCCGCAGCTGCTTTATGGCCTGCGCTACCACATCCACATCAACACGCCGGAAGAAGACATCACGTTTCACGACCAGGTCGGCTACTGGCTGTGGGAGCCCGCCACCGGGCTGATCATGCAGACGCTGGCGATCCCGCGCGGGCAGGTGCTGCTGGCCAAGGGCAAGGCCGGGTCGGATGACAGAAAGATCTCCGTCACGGCGAAGCGCGGTGATACCGCTTACGGGATCTGCTCGACCGATTTCCTGGAGCAGGCCTTCCGCACCGATTCTTATCGTTGCGACATCACCTTCAACGATGATGGAAGCTGGAGCTATTTGATCCAGACCGAGTTGTTCGTCCGCGGCGCGCCGTTCAATCATCACGACAGCAACACGCTGAAGCTCGTCGCACCGCCGAAGCTCAATCCGCTCGCGGTGATCGTGAACGACCGCGCCAAGGGCGGCGGCGGGATGGCGTGA
- a CDS encoding AMP-dependent synthetase/ligase, translating to MPEPTSQPHGLAEVRTLPELLRWRIRATPAAEAYRHFDSAAGRWVGQSWQEIDAEFELWRRALAADDFAPGERVAILMPNGIAHVAMDQAALSRGLVPVPMHAVDNPDSIAYILADSGARLLFVDSLERWQTIGATGQPLDRLERIVCADGAGPVPADARVVALDQWLAAAPAAAPLPDLALKPDDLAAIVYTSGTTGRPKGVMLSHDNIVANVKAIARRIAAAPDDVFLSFLPLSHTFERTGGYYYPIAAGACVAHARSVPQLAEDLRHVRPTVLISVPRIYERVYALIMQHRASAGSTERALLDLTIAVGGRRFDARQGHGVPSLLDRLAWPLLKRLVADKVLAQFGGRLRVAVSGGAPIAGPVIRLFLALGLDILQGYGMTETSPVVSVNTAEDNDPHSVGHVLDGIEVRLGENDELLVRGPSVMLGYWHKAEETRRVKDADGWLRTGDQARIENGRITITGRIKDILVTSTGEKIAPVDLETAILADPLFEQALVVGEQRPFLTALVVLNARAWVQEKERLAAAGKQGEAETRAALLARIATAVKAYPSYATPRAVWWTMEPWTIAAGLLTPTLKNKRPALEHRFADEIEQIYAKKKAAITST from the coding sequence ATGCCAGAGCCGACAAGTCAACCGCATGGGCTCGCCGAGGTGAGGACGCTGCCGGAGCTCTTGCGCTGGCGCATCCGTGCGACGCCGGCCGCCGAAGCCTATCGCCATTTCGATTCCGCGGCCGGGCGCTGGGTCGGCCAGTCCTGGCAGGAGATCGATGCGGAATTCGAGCTGTGGCGCCGGGCGCTGGCCGCGGACGACTTCGCGCCCGGCGAGCGCGTTGCCATCCTGATGCCGAACGGCATTGCGCATGTCGCAATGGACCAGGCGGCGCTGTCGCGCGGTCTGGTGCCGGTGCCGATGCATGCCGTCGACAATCCCGACAGCATCGCCTACATCCTCGCCGATTCCGGCGCGCGCCTGCTGTTTGTGGATTCGCTGGAGCGCTGGCAGACGATCGGTGCCACCGGTCAACCGCTCGACCGTCTCGAGCGGATCGTCTGCGCGGATGGAGCCGGGCCGGTGCCGGCCGACGCGCGCGTCGTCGCGCTCGATCAATGGCTCGCGGCAGCACCGGCGGCGGCACCGTTGCCTGACCTCGCGCTGAAACCTGACGATCTCGCGGCCATCGTCTACACCTCGGGCACGACCGGGCGGCCGAAGGGCGTGATGCTGTCGCATGACAACATCGTCGCCAACGTGAAGGCGATCGCGCGGCGCATCGCGGCGGCGCCGGACGACGTATTCCTGTCCTTCCTGCCGCTCTCGCATACGTTCGAGCGCACCGGCGGCTATTACTATCCGATCGCGGCCGGGGCCTGCGTTGCCCATGCGCGCTCGGTGCCGCAGCTCGCGGAGGATCTGAGACATGTGCGGCCGACGGTGCTGATCTCGGTGCCGCGGATTTATGAGCGCGTCTACGCGCTGATCATGCAGCATCGCGCCTCGGCCGGGAGCACCGAACGCGCGCTGCTCGACCTCACGATCGCCGTCGGCGGGCGGCGTTTCGACGCGCGACAGGGGCACGGGGTGCCGTCGCTGCTCGATCGGCTGGCCTGGCCGCTGCTCAAGCGGCTCGTTGCCGACAAGGTGCTGGCGCAGTTCGGTGGCCGCCTGCGCGTCGCGGTCTCCGGCGGTGCGCCGATCGCCGGGCCCGTCATTCGCCTGTTTCTTGCACTCGGGCTCGACATCCTCCAGGGCTACGGCATGACCGAGACCTCGCCGGTGGTCTCCGTCAACACCGCTGAGGACAACGATCCGCATTCGGTCGGCCATGTCCTCGACGGCATCGAGGTCAGGCTGGGTGAGAACGACGAGCTGCTGGTGCGCGGGCCCAGCGTCATGCTCGGCTATTGGCACAAGGCGGAGGAGACGCGCCGCGTCAAGGACGCCGACGGCTGGCTGCGCACCGGCGACCAGGCCCGCATCGAGAACGGGCGCATAACCATCACCGGCCGTATCAAGGACATCCTCGTGACGTCCACCGGCGAGAAGATCGCGCCGGTGGACCTGGAGACCGCGATCCTCGCCGATCCCCTCTTCGAGCAGGCCCTGGTGGTCGGCGAGCAGCGCCCCTTCCTCACCGCGCTGGTCGTGCTCAACGCAAGAGCCTGGGTGCAGGAGAAAGAACGGCTCGCGGCGGCCGGCAAGCAGGGCGAGGCCGAGACGCGCGCCGCGCTGCTCGCCAGAATCGCGACGGCGGTGAAGGCCTATCCGTCCTACGCGACGCCGCGCGCGGTGTGGTGGACGATGGAGCCATGGACCATCGCCGCAGGGCTGCTGACGCCGACCTTGAAAAACAAGCGTCCTGCGCTCGAACACCGCTTCGCGGACGAGATCGAACAGATCTATGCGAAGAAGAAGGCGGCGATAACGTCGACGTGA
- a CDS encoding RibD family protein — MKPYVICLMHSSLDGRTHPSRWRPKGAGTDWFEKIHDELGGDAWVIGRVTGSEFARGKPYPETPGERFPRENWFARRDAKTYGVVLDAQGKIGWGRSDIGGDPIVVVLTESVPDSHLAGLRGEGVSYIFAGKSEIDLALTVEVLDRELGVKRLLVEGGGVANGAFLRAGLIDEFNLILSPAIDGASGAPFVFDSAEADGDKRAPLTAMTLESTRQLGGGVLLLRYLIQNDPQAVAK, encoded by the coding sequence ATGAAGCCTTACGTCATCTGCCTGATGCATTCGAGCCTGGACGGCCGCACGCATCCCAGCCGCTGGCGCCCGAAGGGCGCGGGTACGGACTGGTTCGAGAAGATCCATGACGAGCTCGGCGGCGATGCCTGGGTCATCGGCCGCGTCACCGGCTCGGAGTTCGCCAGGGGCAAGCCGTATCCGGAGACGCCGGGCGAGAGATTTCCCCGCGAAAACTGGTTCGCGCGGCGCGATGCGAAAACCTACGGCGTCGTGCTCGATGCGCAGGGCAAGATCGGCTGGGGGCGCTCCGACATCGGCGGCGACCCGATCGTCGTCGTGCTGACCGAGAGCGTGCCGGATTCACATCTCGCAGGGCTCCGCGGCGAGGGCGTGTCCTACATCTTTGCCGGCAAGTCGGAGATCGATCTGGCGCTGACGGTCGAGGTTCTCGACCGCGAGCTCGGCGTGAAGCGGTTGCTGGTGGAGGGCGGCGGCGTCGCCAACGGCGCATTCCTGCGCGCCGGCCTGATCGACGAATTCAATCTGATCCTCAGCCCCGCAATCGATGGCGCGAGCGGTGCCCCCTTCGTGTTCGATTCGGCGGAGGCGGACGGCGACAAGCGTGCGCCGCTGACCGCGATGACGCTGGAGAGCACGCGGCAGCTTGGCGGCGGCGTGCTGCTGCTGCGCTATCTCATTCAGAACGATCCGCAGGCGGTGGCAAAGTAA
- a CDS encoding cysteine hydrolase family protein yields MPGPLPALIVVDVQSAFDEWEAAGKRRNNPDAVARIADLLKAFRTRGAPIFHIRHEGTRPTSSFLPENSGYAVKDEAREEPGEPVIVKRVNSAFIGTDLEQRLRAGNITTLVICGATTNHCVETTTRMAGNLGFDASLVRDATWTFDRIGLDGDQHSAEAIHAMTLSNLNGEFARIVTADDVIASFAAE; encoded by the coding sequence ATGCCCGGCCCCCTCCCCGCCCTCATCGTCGTCGACGTCCAGAGCGCGTTCGACGAATGGGAGGCGGCGGGCAAGCGGCGCAACAATCCGGATGCGGTGGCGCGCATCGCCGATCTGCTCAAGGCGTTCAGGACGCGCGGCGCGCCGATCTTCCACATCCGCCACGAGGGCACCAGGCCGACCTCGTCATTCCTGCCGGAAAACTCCGGCTACGCGGTCAAGGACGAGGCGCGCGAAGAGCCGGGTGAACCCGTGATCGTCAAGCGCGTCAACAGCGCCTTCATCGGCACCGATCTCGAACAGCGCCTGCGCGCAGGCAACATCACGACGCTCGTGATCTGCGGCGCCACCACCAATCATTGCGTGGAGACGACGACGCGGATGGCCGGCAATCTCGGTTTCGACGCGAGCCTCGTGCGCGATGCGACCTGGACCTTCGACCGCATCGGACTCGATGGCGACCAGCATTCGGCCGAAGCAATCCATGCGATGACGCTGTCGAATCTCAACGGCGAATTCGCGCGCATCGTCACCGCCGATGACGTGATCGCATCATTCGCGGCAGAGTGA
- a CDS encoding oleate hydratase, with protein MKAYFIGGGVGSLAGAAFLIRDAKLPGRDIVIYEAQPLVGGSLDGALLANGAYSLRGGRMLTTDHYECTWDLLSTIPSLERPGLSVREETIAFNLENPAHSKARLVDRNRFKVDVSHMGFSARDRLELLRLTEASEETLGNSRITDWLSPKFFESNFWYMWQTTFAFQPWHSAVELKRYLHRFMNEFPRIETLAGVKRTVYNQYDAIVRPLADWLKRQGVQFVRGTGVTDMMIEDEGGRVRVRQLTLDRDGRTANVRLEDGDLVFFQNGSMTDASSLGSMTEPAPRLTKKDSRGWALWESIAKGRPEFGNPAAFNASIPESYWLSFTVTCRDPRFFDQMEAFSGNRAGTGGLVTFKDSNWLMSVVLYHQPHFTGQPKDVQVFWGYALHPDRVGNFVPKPISECGGADILKELCGHLNFDAAVFEDATCIPCRMPYITSMFMPRTATDRPLPVPKNAINLAFVSQFVEIPDDVVFTVEYSVRAAQMAVYQLMKVDRPVPPVTRHDKSLAVIFATLEKAFA; from the coding sequence ATGAAGGCGTATTTCATCGGCGGCGGCGTTGGATCGCTCGCCGGCGCGGCGTTCCTGATCCGCGACGCAAAGCTGCCGGGGCGCGACATCGTGATCTACGAGGCGCAGCCGCTGGTCGGCGGCAGCCTCGACGGCGCGCTGCTCGCAAACGGCGCCTATTCGCTGCGCGGCGGGCGCATGCTCACCACCGATCACTACGAATGCACCTGGGATCTGCTCTCGACCATCCCCTCGCTCGAACGTCCTGGTCTGAGCGTGCGCGAAGAGACCATCGCGTTCAATCTTGAAAACCCCGCGCATTCGAAGGCGCGGCTGGTCGATCGCAACCGCTTCAAGGTCGACGTCTCGCATATGGGCTTCTCCGCGCGCGACCGGCTGGAGCTGCTGCGGCTCACCGAGGCCTCGGAGGAGACGCTCGGCAACAGCCGCATCACCGACTGGCTGTCGCCAAAATTCTTCGAATCCAATTTCTGGTACATGTGGCAGACCACCTTCGCCTTCCAGCCCTGGCACAGCGCGGTCGAGCTGAAGCGTTATCTGCACCGCTTCATGAACGAATTCCCGCGCATCGAGACCCTCGCCGGCGTCAAGCGCACCGTCTACAATCAGTATGACGCGATCGTGCGGCCGCTTGCCGACTGGCTGAAGCGGCAGGGCGTGCAGTTCGTGCGCGGCACGGGTGTCACCGACATGATGATCGAAGACGAGGGCGGGCGTGTGCGCGTGCGCCAGCTCACGCTCGACCGCGATGGCCGCACCGCCAACGTCCGGCTCGAGGATGGCGATCTCGTGTTCTTCCAGAACGGCTCGATGACCGACGCGTCGAGCCTCGGCTCCATGACGGAGCCGGCTCCGCGCCTGACCAAGAAAGACAGCCGGGGCTGGGCGCTCTGGGAAAGCATCGCAAAGGGACGTCCCGAATTCGGCAATCCGGCGGCGTTCAACGCCTCGATTCCCGAATCGTACTGGCTGTCCTTCACCGTCACCTGCCGCGACCCGCGCTTCTTCGACCAGATGGAAGCGTTCTCCGGCAACAGGGCCGGTACCGGCGGACTCGTCACGTTCAAGGATTCCAACTGGCTGATGTCGGTCGTGCTGTATCACCAGCCGCATTTCACGGGCCAGCCGAAGGACGTGCAGGTGTTCTGGGGCTACGCGCTCCATCCGGACCGCGTCGGCAATTTCGTGCCGAAGCCGATATCGGAGTGCGGCGGTGCCGATATCCTGAAGGAGCTCTGCGGCCACCTGAATTTCGATGCCGCCGTGTTCGAGGATGCGACCTGCATTCCCTGCCGCATGCCCTACATCACCAGCATGTTCATGCCGCGCACGGCAACCGACCGGCCGCTGCCGGTGCCGAAGAACGCGATCAATCTCGCCTTCGTCAGCCAGTTCGTCGAGATCCCGGATGACGTCGTGTTCACCGTCGAATATTCGGTGCGCGCCGCGCAGATGGCGGTCTATCAGCTCATGAAGGTCGATCGGCCGGTACCGCCGGTGACCCGTCACGACAAATCGCTCGCGGTGATCTTCGCGACGCTGGAGAAGGCGTTCGCGTGA
- a CDS encoding flavin monoamine oxidase family protein, protein MSGETEHIIIVGAGASGLMAARELARAGRTVTILEARERCGGRIHPLPASEFGYPADGGAEFVHGEAPVTRGLLREAGLSFQETEGTRWSFDGTGFSREDRHDPHEAELHAMLRGLRDDLTVADFLRRHFAGPEYDGLRHSVERMVEGYDAADPERASTLALREEWMDGGRHTLARIVGGYGALIDFLTVECRGLGVAIRLGGVVSAIEEAGGALAVRAAGGELHGCNRAILTVPLPLLREISLPASARAQAAVAGDIGFGSVIKILLRFARPWWRERKRDLADMTFLLSDETIPVWWTRYPEQHPVLTGWFGGPRTAELATLDPQGLIDAGLDSLAAMFGLSRQDLARDLVAAAATNWAHDPFARGAYSWATPRTRKAQAILARTDGPVLFSGEALYRGRDMGTVEAALASGLETAGMILQDG, encoded by the coding sequence ATGTCGGGGGAAACGGAACACATCATCATCGTCGGTGCCGGCGCATCCGGCCTGATGGCGGCGCGCGAGCTGGCACGCGCGGGCAGGACGGTGACGATCCTGGAGGCGCGCGAGCGCTGCGGCGGGCGCATCCATCCGCTGCCGGCGTCGGAGTTCGGCTACCCCGCCGATGGCGGCGCCGAATTCGTCCATGGCGAGGCGCCGGTCACGCGCGGACTGCTGCGCGAGGCCGGGCTGTCGTTTCAGGAGACCGAAGGCACGCGATGGAGTTTTGACGGCACAGGATTCTCGCGGGAAGATCGGCACGATCCGCATGAGGCAGAGCTGCATGCGATGCTCCGGGGCTTGAGGGACGACCTCACCGTCGCCGATTTCCTGCGCCGTCATTTTGCCGGGCCGGAATATGACGGGCTGCGCCATTCGGTCGAACGCATGGTTGAGGGTTATGACGCGGCCGATCCCGAGCGCGCCTCGACACTGGCGTTGCGCGAGGAATGGATGGACGGCGGACGTCACACCCTGGCGCGCATCGTCGGCGGCTATGGCGCGCTGATCGATTTTCTGACCGTGGAGTGCCGCGGGCTGGGTGTTGCGATCCGCCTTGGCGGCGTGGTGTCGGCAATCGAGGAGGCGGGCGGCGCGCTGGCCGTCCGCGCTGCCGGCGGTGAATTGCATGGCTGCAATCGCGCGATCCTCACCGTGCCGCTGCCGCTGTTGCGTGAGATCTCGCTTCCAGCGAGCGCCCGCGCGCAGGCTGCGGTCGCCGGCGATATTGGCTTCGGCAGCGTGATCAAGATTCTGCTGCGGTTCGCGCGGCCCTGGTGGCGAGAGCGAAAGCGGGATCTCGCCGATATGACCTTCCTGCTGTCGGACGAAACCATTCCGGTGTGGTGGACGCGCTATCCGGAGCAGCATCCCGTGCTCACCGGCTGGTTCGGGGGTCCGCGAACGGCCGAGCTGGCGACGCTCGATCCGCAAGGGCTGATCGATGCGGGGCTCGATTCGCTCGCGGCGATGTTCGGCCTGTCGCGGCAAGACCTCGCGCGCGACCTCGTGGCGGCCGCCGCAACCAACTGGGCACATGATCCCTTCGCCCGCGGCGCCTATTCCTGGGCGACGCCGCGCACGCGCAAGGCGCAGGCGATCCTCGCGCGCACCGACGGCCCGGTGCTGTTCTCCGGCGAAGCGCTCTATCGCGGCCGCGACATGGGCACGGTGGAGGCGGCGCTGGCGAGCGGGCTGGAGACGGCGGGGATGATCTTGCAGGATGGGTAG
- a CDS encoding DUF3088 domain-containing protein, translated as MTRDRLFLLRPGFEDPAYPGRRFYCWHCALIEGVLASFPALAEKLDVERIAWPRPRQEVIALVGEANQSLPLLVLAKGATSPHQTGSHQGRAFIVDKDAILAALSERHGYPDPHP; from the coding sequence ATGACGCGCGACCGCCTGTTTCTGCTGCGCCCCGGTTTCGAGGACCCGGCCTATCCGGGCCGGCGCTTCTATTGCTGGCATTGCGCGCTGATCGAAGGCGTGCTCGCCTCGTTTCCAGCGTTGGCCGAAAAGCTCGATGTCGAGCGCATCGCATGGCCAAGGCCACGGCAGGAGGTGATCGCGCTCGTCGGCGAGGCGAACCAGTCGCTGCCGCTGCTCGTGCTGGCCAAGGGAGCAACCTCGCCGCACCAGACCGGCAGCCATCAGGGACGCGCGTTCATCGTCGACAAGGACGCGATCCTCGCCGCGCTCTCCGAACGCCACGGCTATCCCGACCCGCATCCGTAA